From Candidatus Neomarinimicrobiota bacterium, the proteins below share one genomic window:
- the ruvB gene encoding Holliday junction branch migration DNA helicase RuvB yields the protein MRTEFTNPAWKEQEEELETTLRPAVLKEFVGQQRLVEKLKIYIQAAKKRGEPLDHVLLFGPPGLGKTTLAHIIAHELNAGIKVTSGPVLERAGDLAGLLTNLNFSDVLFIDEVHRTNRVVEEYLYSAMEDFRIDIMIDKGPSARSIQLDLEGFTLVGATTRAGLLTSPIRARFGIVLRLDYYNFEDLTRIITRSAGILNIDITPEGAAEIARRSRGTPRIANRLLRRCRDFAQVRADGVITLETARDALEMLEVDNLGLDEMDLRILKTLVKTFEGGPVGLQNLAVAIGEEAETIEEVYEPYLIQEGFLKRTSRGRIALLRAYEHLNLELSNPKRQETLFNDEV from the coding sequence ATGAGGACAGAATTTACCAATCCTGCCTGGAAGGAACAGGAAGAAGAACTGGAAACCACCCTCAGACCTGCTGTCCTGAAAGAATTTGTCGGACAACAACGCCTGGTTGAAAAGCTGAAAATCTACATTCAGGCAGCCAAAAAGCGGGGGGAACCCCTGGATCATGTGCTTCTGTTCGGGCCTCCCGGACTTGGGAAAACCACTCTGGCTCACATCATCGCCCATGAGCTGAACGCCGGGATCAAGGTTACCTCCGGACCGGTACTGGAGCGGGCAGGTGACCTGGCAGGTTTGCTGACCAACCTGAACTTTTCCGATGTGCTTTTCATCGACGAGGTCCACCGGACCAACAGGGTGGTGGAAGAGTATTTGTACTCCGCCATGGAGGATTTCCGGATTGACATCATGATCGATAAAGGTCCCAGCGCCCGGAGCATTCAGTTGGATCTGGAAGGATTTACACTGGTGGGAGCCACAACCCGGGCAGGACTTCTGACCTCTCCTATCCGGGCCCGTTTCGGGATTGTTCTCCGCCTGGATTACTACAATTTTGAGGATCTGACACGTATTATCACCCGTTCTGCGGGGATATTGAATATAGATATTACACCGGAAGGAGCTGCCGAAATTGCCCGTCGTTCCCGGGGAACGCCCCGGATCGCCAACAGATTGCTTCGGCGGTGCAGAGATTTCGCCCAGGTACGGGCTGATGGTGTGATTACCCTGGAAACAGCCCGGGATGCACTGGAAATGCTGGAAGTGGACAATCTGGGGCTCGATGAGATGGATCTCCGTATTTTAAAAACCCTGGTGAAGACCTTTGAAGGGGGGCCGGTAGGACTCCAGAATCTGGCGGTTGCCATTGGGGAAGAGGCGGAAACCATCGAGGAAGTCTATGAACCCTATCTGATTCAGGAGGGATTTCTGAAGCGTACTTCCCGGGGACGGATTGCTCTGCTAAGGGCGTATGAACACCTGAATCTGGAACTTTCGAACCCAAAGAGACAGGAGACACTCTTCAATGACGAAGTTTGA
- a CDS encoding transketolase family protein yields the protein MTHYLDKDLFTQVQKKPTRDAFGLATSAMGETDDRIVVLTADVSGSVRANWFADKFPDRFYNMGISEQNMVAVAAGMAREGLLPYVSTFGVFITGRCYDQVRVLLAYSNTNVKLVATHTGVTVGEDGVTHQMLEDVALMQTLPRMRVIVPCDTREAVKALTAVKEMEGPFYIRLGRQSAPLVTSEEAPFEIGKSLMLQDGEDVTVIANGVLVYEALMAAQILAEENISVRVLNMHTVKPLDHEALMAAALETGAFVTAEEHQCLGGLGSAVSVWSTQNKPVPVEMVGMKDQFGQSGKADELLDYYHLRAVDIAQAVRKVLKRK from the coding sequence ATGACACACTATCTGGATAAAGATCTTTTTACACAGGTCCAAAAGAAACCCACCCGGGATGCCTTCGGTTTGGCGACATCCGCCATGGGTGAAACGGATGACCGGATTGTGGTGCTAACTGCCGATGTCTCCGGATCAGTCCGGGCAAACTGGTTTGCCGATAAATTCCCTGACCGCTTTTACAATATGGGGATTTCCGAGCAAAATATGGTGGCCGTAGCAGCCGGCATGGCCCGGGAAGGACTCCTGCCTTATGTTTCCACCTTCGGCGTGTTTATTACCGGGCGGTGTTATGACCAGGTGAGAGTATTGCTGGCTTATTCCAATACCAATGTCAAACTGGTAGCAACCCATACCGGTGTCACAGTCGGCGAGGATGGGGTCACCCACCAGATGCTGGAAGATGTGGCCCTGATGCAGACATTGCCCCGTATGCGGGTGATTGTCCCCTGCGACACCCGGGAAGCCGTCAAAGCCCTGACGGCAGTAAAAGAGATGGAAGGCCCTTTTTATATCCGCCTGGGACGGCAAAGTGCACCTCTGGTCACATCGGAAGAGGCTCCTTTTGAGATAGGTAAATCTCTTATGCTTCAGGATGGAGAAGATGTGACGGTTATTGCCAACGGTGTGCTGGTCTATGAAGCCCTTATGGCGGCTCAAATCCTGGCAGAAGAAAATATTTCCGTCCGTGTGCTGAATATGCATACCGTCAAGCCGCTGGATCATGAAGCCCTTATGGCAGCTGCCCTGGAAACGGGAGCTTTTGTCACGGCGGAAGAACACCAGTGCCTGGGTGGACTTGGAAGTGCCGTATCGGTATGGAGTACGCAAAATAAGCCGGTCCCTGTTGAAATGGTAGGCATGAAAGATCAGTTTGGCCAGTCCGGAAAAGCCGATGAGCTCCTGGATTATTACCATCTCAGGGCTGTCGATATTGCTCAGGCTGTCCGGAAAGTTCTCAAACGAAAATGA
- a CDS encoding transketolase — MTNPDSRTLRVLKEKAHTLRVDCVRMVHQAKSGHIGGSLGLADIFAALFFKILQHDPSNPDWEGRDRFVLSNGHVAPILYASMAHTGYFPVEELMTLRKLNSRLQGHPSRTNLPGIEISTGSLGHGLGVAVGMALAARQKKASHRVYCSIGDGESQEGSIWEAALSAGHHQLDNLTVFMDRNFIQIDGNTEDILTMEPMADKWKAFRWHVIEANGNDFDDIFKAFDMAQNYKGKPSIILFRTKLGFPVSFMDGVSKWHGTPPKDEEAEKALQEIEAYYQGGNKA, encoded by the coding sequence ATGACCAATCCAGATAGCAGGACCCTCAGGGTTTTAAAGGAAAAAGCACATACACTTCGCGTGGATTGTGTCCGCATGGTTCATCAGGCGAAATCAGGCCACATCGGCGGTTCTCTTGGACTGGCGGATATTTTTGCCGCGCTTTTTTTTAAAATTTTACAGCATGATCCCTCCAATCCAGATTGGGAGGGGCGCGACCGTTTTGTATTATCCAACGGTCATGTGGCCCCCATTCTCTATGCCTCCATGGCCCATACCGGATATTTTCCTGTGGAAGAACTCATGACCTTACGCAAATTGAACAGCCGTCTGCAGGGACACCCCAGCCGGACCAATTTACCGGGGATTGAAATATCTACCGGGAGTCTGGGACACGGTCTGGGTGTTGCCGTAGGGATGGCCCTTGCCGCACGGCAGAAAAAGGCGTCACACCGGGTCTACTGCTCCATCGGGGATGGTGAATCCCAGGAAGGCTCCATCTGGGAAGCAGCCCTGAGCGCCGGTCATCACCAACTGGATAACCTGACCGTTTTTATGGACCGGAATTTTATTCAGATAGACGGCAATACGGAAGATATCCTTACCATGGAACCGATGGCGGATAAATGGAAAGCTTTTCGCTGGCATGTGATTGAAGCCAATGGCAACGATTTTGACGATATTTTTAAAGCATTTGATATGGCCCAAAATTACAAGGGAAAACCTTCGATCATTCTTTTCCGAACCAAACTGGGATTTCCCGTCTCTTTTATGGATGGTGTGTCAAAATGGCACGGTACCCCACCCAAGGATGAGGAAGCGGAAAAAGCACTACAGGAAATTGAAGCCTATTATCAGGGGGGAAACAAAGCATGA
- a CDS encoding cation:proton antiporter, whose amino-acid sequence MPKSLWKIISRTFFFLLIPIILFAEVSGLSHSMMHKMELLVLQLGVIIFVAKGMSILFEKIKIPGVVGELTAGIIIGPYLLGGIPLPGFEHGFFGTYLALNPGATLPVSPELYGIATIASVLLLFMVGLETNFSLFLRLSATGVIVGIAGVIVSFLLGAWTGMLLLDLPFLHPETLFLGVISTATSVGITGRILTERRKMDTPEGVTILAAAVIDDVLGIVLLAVILGMIPVLNDSGQTVNWGYVLRLGAEAIGVWLLFTILGLVLSKRISNFLKIFKGINVPAIMAFGLALLLAGIFEKAGLAMIIGAYVMGLSLSKTDLNYVIQESLKSLYLFAVPVFFVVSGMMVDLSVFSSRTIIFLGLIYTLGAILAKILGCGIPLLFRKFNLLGALRVGFGMAPRAEVALIIAGIGLSTGLLSRDVFGMVIFMSMLTTVSTPPILDSLFKKEKMGTTEELLPAESVVTEFSLPTLETVEFVSAKSLQLFRDEGFFINQMEMGHKYYHIRKNDIFITMICKPNGIYFESSPDDTHYVKTLMYESFVELNEIINDLKDITKPESLKNDFMEGKDDKRVDLRRVLDPGCIRLNLRGSSKKEIIEELVDILDSQYQITDKKGVFEAVWEREQSFSTGMKNGLAIPHARTDNVGAITLAVGIHRKGVNFESLDGEPSRVFVLLLSPKHKTVPHIQILAHIAAVMSKEDAVRKILDCKTPQAVYQFLTESEG is encoded by the coding sequence ATGCCTAAATCCCTGTGGAAAATAATCAGCAGAACCTTTTTCTTTCTCCTTATCCCCATCATCCTTTTTGCAGAAGTCAGCGGACTTTCCCATTCCATGATGCATAAAATGGAACTGTTAGTCCTTCAACTGGGAGTCATTATCTTCGTCGCAAAAGGAATGTCCATCCTTTTTGAAAAAATAAAAATTCCAGGTGTCGTGGGTGAGCTGACAGCCGGTATTATCATCGGTCCCTACCTCCTGGGTGGTATTCCCCTCCCCGGTTTTGAACATGGTTTTTTCGGGACTTATCTTGCTTTGAATCCCGGGGCAACCCTGCCTGTATCTCCTGAACTCTACGGCATTGCCACCATAGCCTCGGTCCTGCTCCTCTTCATGGTGGGGTTGGAAACCAATTTTTCCCTTTTCCTCCGTCTGTCAGCCACGGGAGTAATTGTGGGAATTGCCGGTGTGATTGTATCCTTTCTTCTGGGTGCATGGACCGGTATGCTGCTGCTGGATTTGCCCTTTCTTCATCCTGAAACACTCTTTTTGGGGGTCATCAGTACAGCCACCTCTGTAGGCATTACCGGTCGGATCCTGACAGAACGGCGGAAAATGGATACACCGGAAGGGGTTACTATCCTGGCAGCTGCCGTGATTGATGATGTTCTGGGAATTGTATTGCTGGCTGTGATTCTGGGCATGATTCCCGTCCTGAATGACTCCGGGCAAACTGTGAACTGGGGATATGTACTCCGTCTGGGGGCAGAAGCAATCGGTGTGTGGTTGCTGTTCACTATCCTCGGACTGGTTCTGTCCAAACGGATCAGTAATTTTCTGAAGATCTTCAAAGGAATCAACGTCCCTGCCATTATGGCTTTCGGCTTGGCTCTGCTTTTAGCTGGAATTTTTGAAAAAGCCGGGCTGGCTATGATTATCGGAGCTTATGTGATGGGACTCAGCCTGTCCAAAACAGATTTGAACTATGTCATCCAGGAATCCCTGAAAAGCCTCTACCTCTTTGCCGTCCCTGTCTTTTTTGTGGTTTCCGGCATGATGGTGGATCTGAGTGTCTTCAGCTCCCGGACCATCATCTTTTTAGGACTCATATATACCCTGGGCGCGATTCTGGCCAAAATCTTGGGGTGCGGCATTCCCCTGCTTTTCAGGAAATTTAACCTTTTAGGTGCCCTGCGGGTGGGATTCGGCATGGCTCCACGGGCTGAAGTGGCTCTCATCATTGCCGGGATTGGTCTCAGTACCGGACTCCTGAGCCGGGATGTTTTTGGGATGGTGATTTTTATGAGTATGCTCACAACTGTCTCTACGCCGCCTATCCTGGATTCACTCTTTAAAAAAGAAAAAATGGGCACAACGGAAGAATTACTCCCTGCGGAAAGTGTCGTGACCGAGTTTTCTCTCCCAACCCTGGAAACGGTGGAGTTTGTCTCTGCCAAGAGTCTTCAGCTCTTCCGGGATGAGGGGTTTTTTATCAATCAGATGGAAATGGGGCATAAGTACTATCATATCCGGAAGAATGACATTTTTATAACCATGATCTGCAAACCCAACGGCATCTATTTTGAAAGTTCTCCTGATGATACCCATTACGTAAAAACCCTTATGTATGAATCCTTTGTGGAGCTGAATGAAATTATCAATGATCTGAAAGATATCACGAAACCCGAATCTCTGAAGAACGATTTTATGGAAGGGAAAGATGACAAGCGGGTGGATCTCCGCCGGGTCCTGGATCCGGGCTGTATCCGGCTCAACCTAAGGGGATCTTCCAAGAAAGAAATTATTGAAGAATTGGTGGATATCCTGGATTCCCAGTATCAGATCACCGATAAAAAGGGGGTGTTTGAGGCCGTCTGGGAACGGGAACAGTCTTTCAGTACAGGTATGAAAAACGGCTTGGCCATTCCCCATGCACGGACAGACAATGTGGGTGCTATTACCCTGGCAGTGGGGATTCACCGAAAGGGTGTGAATTTTGAATCCCTCGACGGGGAACCTTCACGGGTCTTTGTCCTTCTTCTTTCCCCCAAACATAAGACAGTCCCCCATATCCAGATTTTGGCACATATTGCCGCTGTTATGAGCAAGGAAGACGCCGTTCGGAAAATACTGGACTGTAAAACTCCCCAGGCCGTTTACCAATTTCTTACTGAAAGTGAAGGATAA
- a CDS encoding MBL fold metallo-hydrolase: MILQVLASGSKGNVTYIENEGQSILIDAGLSCRETVRRLRAAGREPEKLSGIFITHDHRDHIAGARVLSRTFGIPVILSETLYAAAGHQWLKDVHQISLYTRGSDIHLKSMFIRPVPVSHDATETVNVIVSNGQYAAGIFTDLGTVSLPVSTYAADVDLLMVEANHDLEMLQNGPYPLWLQQRIRSNHGHLSNDQCGTLLVESCRKGRVKKMILGHISEENNRYDLAYTSATRYLKREMIDLPLYVAKQRESLEELKIED; encoded by the coding sequence ATGATATTACAGGTTTTGGCCAGCGGCAGTAAGGGAAATGTAACATATATTGAAAATGAGGGACAATCCATCCTTATTGATGCAGGATTATCCTGCCGTGAGACGGTCCGCAGACTCCGAGCCGCCGGGCGTGAACCTGAAAAATTGAGTGGTATTTTCATCACCCATGATCACCGGGATCATATAGCCGGAGCCCGTGTTTTAAGCCGGACCTTCGGGATCCCCGTGATTCTGAGTGAAACGCTGTATGCCGCTGCAGGACACCAATGGCTGAAGGATGTTCATCAGATCTCACTTTATACCCGGGGAAGTGATATCCACCTGAAATCCATGTTCATCCGGCCTGTCCCCGTGAGTCATGATGCGACGGAAACGGTGAATGTGATTGTCTCCAACGGGCAATATGCTGCAGGGATTTTCACTGATTTGGGGACTGTCTCATTACCAGTGAGCACGTATGCAGCCGATGTGGATTTACTGATGGTGGAAGCCAATCATGATCTGGAGATGCTGCAAAACGGTCCATACCCTTTATGGCTTCAACAGCGGATCCGGTCCAATCACGGTCATTTATCCAACGACCAGTGCGGAACCCTCCTGGTGGAATCCTGCCGGAAGGGACGGGTAAAAAAAATGATCTTGGGCCACATCAGCGAAGAAAACAACCGTTATGATCTGGCATATACATCTGCCACCCGATATCTGAAAAGAGAAATGATTGATCTGCCGCTGTATGTTGCAAAACAGAGAGAAAGTTTGGAAGAATTGAAAATTGAGGATTGA
- a CDS encoding aldo/keto reductase, protein MKESLQSRLSMNHGPDIPVLGLGTFLSKEGDETRKAVLWALEAGYRLIDTAAVYKNEKSVGKAIRESGIPREEIFVTTKLWNDDIRKGEAREALHKSLERLGLDYVDLYLVHWPVPNKYVSIWKSMEELLEEGQVKAIGVSNYHVHHLQDLLKEAHITPALNQVECHPYLQHNDLRAFCAEHQIVFESWGPLMQGAFLDVPEIAELAEKYNRTPAQITLRWARQKNILPIPKSVKKDRIISNADIFSFEIEPEDMKRLDALDRGKHMGPDPEGFDF, encoded by the coding sequence ATGAAAGAATCATTGCAAAGCAGGCTGTCAATGAATCATGGACCGGATATTCCCGTATTGGGATTGGGAACCTTTTTGTCCAAAGAGGGTGATGAAACCCGGAAGGCGGTCTTGTGGGCTCTTGAAGCAGGGTACCGTCTGATTGATACGGCTGCCGTATATAAAAATGAGAAATCCGTAGGCAAAGCCATCCGTGAAAGCGGTATACCACGTGAAGAGATTTTTGTCACGACGAAACTCTGGAACGATGATATCCGTAAGGGAGAGGCCCGGGAAGCCCTGCATAAGAGTCTGGAGCGGCTGGGACTGGATTATGTGGATTTGTATCTTGTCCACTGGCCGGTTCCCAATAAGTATGTCTCTATCTGGAAATCCATGGAAGAACTCCTGGAAGAGGGACAGGTGAAGGCTATTGGAGTCAGTAACTACCATGTCCATCATCTTCAGGACCTTCTCAAAGAAGCTCATATCACACCGGCTCTGAATCAGGTGGAGTGCCATCCATACCTTCAGCACAACGATTTAAGAGCCTTTTGTGCCGAACATCAGATCGTATTTGAGTCCTGGGGACCCCTCATGCAAGGCGCTTTTCTGGATGTCCCGGAAATTGCAGAACTGGCAGAAAAATACAATCGGACTCCGGCTCAGATCACCCTTCGTTGGGCAAGACAAAAAAATATTCTACCAATTCCCAAATCTGTCAAAAAGGACCGGATCATCAGTAATGCGGATATTTTCTCCTTTGAGATTGAACCAGAGGATATGAAACGCCTTGATGCTCTGGATCGTGGAAAGCACATGGGACCGGATCCGGAGGGTTTTGATTTTTGA
- the rnr gene encoding ribonuclease R → MKHNDFAQQVLAFFKENPSTRMKPKKLRTTLNVSQRDYPLLRDTMKNLARAGQLKRYQGNVYGLPGHEEPSETIGVLDIHAKGFGFVNTPDGKKIFIHADDLGHACHGDTVSVKILKKQKGDNPEGFVRRVVKRGRNEFVCIYREVRGYSLGIPETAQLRKDVVITDFNGYKPDDGSMISVEITDWRDITRRPYGRITRLIGSRDTKEFDAVLVANQYSIPDRFPAEVLEQAEKTSQKISLDGRADFRDLVTFTIDPEDARDFDDALSIGVNDDGTYELGVHIADVSHYVPEGSPLDKEALKRGTSVYFTRHVIPMLPEKLSNELCSLNPDEDRLSFSTLMTISSKGKVLKSRITPSVIHSRRRFTYEEVQKILDQGKGEYFGEISTLFKLAKTLSDVRSKAGSIDFDIPEPKYILDDSGFPTEIYPRKRLWSHRIVEECMLIANKTVARFIQKRQDPLPFIYRVHETPKPDDTLAFFKLLRNFGFEKAVKGRSVRPADFRDALLAVQDTDARYFLEKIALRTMMKARYDTRPLGHFGLAFEEYTHFTSPIRRYPDLMVHRLLRKYLKNETIKDRNSLKESLDVAAKKSTDCEIRAQNAEREYHKIKQIKFLEKHLGDVFQGIISGVVQYGFYVEIPEMLVEGLVHRKFLPSDYWEFNPEAYTLTGRRSKQRFRMGDHVKVRVARVSLEHMEVDFHLVKDEDEKQKGSGQSK, encoded by the coding sequence ATGAAACACAACGATTTTGCACAACAGGTGCTGGCCTTTTTTAAAGAGAATCCATCTACCCGGATGAAACCCAAAAAACTCAGAACCACCCTGAATGTATCACAACGGGATTATCCCTTACTGCGGGATACAATGAAAAATCTGGCCCGGGCAGGTCAGCTTAAGCGGTATCAGGGCAACGTTTACGGACTGCCGGGACATGAGGAACCATCGGAAACGATAGGGGTTCTGGATATTCATGCCAAAGGGTTCGGTTTTGTCAATACACCGGACGGCAAAAAAATATTTATACACGCTGACGATCTGGGCCATGCCTGTCATGGGGATACAGTCAGCGTCAAAATCTTAAAGAAACAAAAAGGGGATAACCCGGAAGGTTTTGTCCGCCGTGTGGTGAAACGGGGCCGGAACGAATTTGTCTGCATTTATCGTGAGGTTCGGGGATATTCCCTGGGTATTCCCGAGACGGCACAACTCCGGAAAGATGTGGTCATTACCGATTTCAACGGTTATAAACCCGACGACGGAAGTATGATCTCGGTGGAGATCACGGATTGGCGGGATATCACACGCCGGCCATACGGGCGGATTACGCGTCTTATCGGCAGTCGGGACACAAAAGAGTTTGATGCAGTGCTGGTGGCGAATCAGTACAGCATTCCAGACCGTTTTCCGGCAGAAGTCTTGGAACAGGCTGAGAAAACATCCCAAAAAATCTCACTGGACGGCCGTGCCGATTTCCGGGATCTTGTGACCTTTACCATCGATCCTGAAGATGCCCGGGATTTTGATGATGCCCTGTCCATAGGTGTCAATGACGACGGCACCTATGAACTGGGGGTCCACATAGCCGATGTGAGTCACTATGTGCCGGAAGGTTCCCCTCTGGATAAAGAAGCCCTGAAGCGGGGGACATCCGTCTATTTTACCCGTCATGTCATTCCCATGTTACCGGAAAAATTAAGCAATGAATTGTGTTCCCTGAATCCGGACGAAGACCGTTTGAGTTTTTCCACTCTGATGACCATCAGTTCTAAAGGGAAAGTCCTTAAAAGCCGTATCACCCCTTCAGTCATCCACAGCCGGCGTCGTTTTACCTATGAAGAAGTGCAGAAAATTCTGGACCAGGGGAAGGGGGAGTATTTCGGGGAAATATCCACCCTCTTCAAGCTTGCCAAAACACTGAGTGATGTGAGGAGTAAGGCAGGAAGCATCGATTTTGATATTCCTGAACCGAAATATATCCTGGATGATTCGGGATTCCCCACGGAAATCTATCCCCGGAAACGCCTGTGGAGTCATCGGATTGTTGAGGAATGCATGTTGATTGCCAATAAAACCGTAGCCCGGTTCATTCAAAAGCGTCAGGATCCCCTGCCTTTTATCTATCGGGTCCATGAGACACCCAAACCAGACGATACACTGGCCTTTTTCAAGTTGTTGAGAAATTTTGGTTTTGAAAAAGCCGTGAAGGGGCGCTCTGTACGTCCTGCGGATTTCAGGGATGCCCTGTTGGCGGTACAGGATACGGATGCCCGATACTTTTTGGAAAAAATTGCTTTGCGCACCATGATGAAAGCCCGGTATGATACAAGACCACTGGGGCATTTCGGTTTGGCATTTGAGGAATATACGCATTTTACATCCCCCATCCGCCGGTATCCCGATTTGATGGTTCACAGACTTTTACGGAAGTACCTGAAAAATGAAACAATCAAAGACAGGAACAGCTTAAAAGAATCTCTGGATGTTGCGGCGAAAAAATCCACCGATTGTGAAATCCGGGCTCAAAATGCCGAAAGGGAGTACCATAAAATCAAACAGATTAAATTTTTGGAAAAACACCTGGGAGATGTTTTCCAGGGGATCATATCTGGAGTGGTTCAATACGGATTTTATGTGGAAATTCCTGAAATGCTGGTGGAGGGACTGGTTCACCGGAAATTCCTGCCTTCTGATTACTGGGAATTTAATCCTGAAGCTTACACCCTGACAGGCCGGCGTTCAAAGCAGCGCTTCCGTATGGGAGATCACGTAAAGGTCCGGGTTGCCCGGGTTTCCCTGGAACATATGGAGGTGGATTTTCATCTGGTGAAAGATGAAGATGAAAAACAAAAGGGATCCGGCCAAAGTAAATAA